One genomic window of Punica granatum isolate Tunisia-2019 chromosome 1, ASM765513v2, whole genome shotgun sequence includes the following:
- the LOC116214884 gene encoding uncharacterized protein LOC116214884 produces MALFSSVSAAASLSVSVQTNRCPLTNSQQRRRFSSIVASLSSAASSPESSPSSTSSNPTVLSSSSNHPHQSFSEPTTGRPHDSSFNNALASPKGNLLLRLIQSAESNIEKVIFDFRFLALLAVGGSLAGSVLCFLNGSVYIIDAYKVYWTSCVKGIHTGQMVLRLVEAIDVYLAGTVMLIFGMGLYGLFISNVPPDVQPAVDRALKGSSLFGMFALKERPKWMKISSLDELKTKVGHVIVMILLVKMFERSKMVNIATGTDLLSYSVCIFLSSASLYILHNLHKSE; encoded by the exons ATGGCGCTCTTCTCCTCAGTCAGTGCTGCTGCTTCACTCTCAGTGTCCGTACAAACCAATCGTTGCCCACTGACAAATTCGCAGCAGCGCCGGCGGTTCTCGAGCATAGTCGCTTCACTAAGCTCAGCAGCTTCATCTCCCGAATCGTCGCCTTCCTCCACGTCCTCCAACCCGACCGTCTTATCTTCCAGTTCCAATCACCCGCACCAGTCCTTCTCGGAGCCTACCACCGGCAGGCCCCACGATTCGAGCTTCAACAACGCTCTCGCTAGCCCTAAAGGCAATCTGCTCCTAAGGCTCATCCAGTCCGCGGAGTCGAACATTGAAAAG GTGATCTTTGACTTCCGCTTCCTGGCACTTCTAGCAGTTGGAGGTTCACTCGCCGGTTCGGTATTATGTTTTCTGAAT GGTAGCGTCTACATCATTGACGCCTACAAGGTTTACTGGACAAGCTGTGTCAAAGGGATCCACACTGGGCAGATGGTTCTGCGATTGGTTGAGGCAATTG ATGTGTATTTAGCTGGTACAGTGATGCTAATATTCGGAATGGGCTTATACGGATTATTCATCAGTAACGTGCCTCCTGATGTCCAACCCGCTGTTGATCGTGCTCTCAAGGGCTCTTCTCTGTTCGGGATGTTTGCTTTGAAG GAGAGACCCAAGTGGATGAAAATCAGCTCGCTGGATGAGCTGAAGACTAAAGTCGGTCATGTGATTGTGATGATCTTGCTGGTCAAGATGTTTGAGAGAAGCAAGATGGTGAATATCGCTACTGGTACCGATCTGCTGAGCTACTCTGTCTGCATATTCTTGTCATCCGCTTCTCTCTACATCCTTCACAATCTTCACAAGTCGGAGTAG
- the LOC116214866 gene encoding cinnamoyl-CoA reductase 1-like isoform X2: MEFGGRTEREKGGKKKEVVCVTGASGFIASWLVKLLLERGYTVKATVRNPNDPKKTEHLRSLHGAKERLHLFGADLLEDGSFDSVVEGCTAVFHTASPVSLSPADPKAELIDPAVKGTLNVLSSCVKTPTVRRVVVTSSIVSVAYNGKPLTSDVVVDETWFSDPAFCEESKLWYVLSKTLAEEAAWKFAKEKSIDMVTLHPGIVIGPILQPTLNISTEIFLNLINGGQTFPNASYRLVDVRDVGEAHIVALESLSANGRYNLVADVVHASEVLRTVRKLYPTMQLPGQCSDDKPFEQPYRISKERAEGLGVRYIPLDVSYKDTIQSLKEKGFLSI; this comes from the exons ATGGAGTTTGGAGGCcggacagagagagagaagggagggaagaagaaggaagtaGTGTGCGTGACCGGAGCTTCAGGCTTCATAGCTTCATGGCTCGTGAAGCTCTTGCTGGAACGTGGGTACACCGTCAAGGCCACCGTCAGGAACCCCA ATGATCCCAAGAAGACGGAGCATCTCCGTTCTCTCCATGGAGCCAAGGAGAGACTTCACCTCTTCGGTGCGGACTTGCTCGAGGATGGTTCCTTTGACTCAGTTGTTGAGGGCTGTACCGCCGTCTTCCACACCGCTTCCCCCGTTTCCCTCTCCCCCGCTGACCCCAAG GCAGAACTAATCGATCCTGCGGTCAAGGGAACTCTCAATGTCCTATCATCTTGCGTCAAGACCCCTACAGTCAGGCGGGTAGTCGTGACTTCGTCCATAGTTTCAGTTGCATACAATGGAAAGCCTTTGACGTCTGATGTGGTGGTCGACGAGACTTGGTTTTCCGATCCAGCCTTCTGCGAGGAATCAAAG TTGTGGTATGTGCTGTCAAAAACATTAGCAGAGGAGGCAGCGTGGAAATTTGCCAAGGAGAAGAGCATCGATATGGTGACTTTGCACCCTGGGATCGTGATCGGTCCCATCTTGCAGCCCACTCTCAACATCAGCACAGAAATCTTCCTGAACCTCATAAATG GGGGGCAAACCTTCCCCAATGCGAGTTACAGGTTGGTGGACGTTAGAGATGTAGGGGAGGCGCATATTGTAGCGCTGGAGTCCCTTTCTGCAAATGGCAGATACAATCTAGTTGCAGATGTTGTTCATGCTTCCGAGGTCCTGAGGACCGTACGGAAGCTTTATCCGACTATGCAACTCCCTGGACA ATGTTCAGATGACAAGCCTTTTGAACAGCCGTACAGAATATCAAAGGAGAGAGCTGAGGGTCTGGGGGTTAGGTACATTCCTTTGGATGTGAGCTACAAGGACACAATCCAGAGCTTAAAAGAGAAGGGCTTCCTCAGCATCTAA
- the LOC116214866 gene encoding cinnamoyl-CoA reductase 1-like isoform X3 — translation MEFGGRTEREKGGKKKEVVCVTGASGFIASWLVKLLLERGYTVKATVRNPNDPKKTEHLRSLHGAKERLHLFGADLLEDGSFDSVVEGCTAVFHTASPVSLSPADPKAELIDPAVKGTLNVLSSCVKTPTVRRVVVTSSIVSVAYNGKPLTSDVVVDETWFSDPAFCEESKLWYVLSKTLAEEAAWKFAKEKSIDMVTLHPGIVIGPILQPTLNISTEIFLNLINGGQTFPNASYRLVDVRDVGEAHIVALESLSANGRYNLVADVVHASEVLRTVRKLYPTMQLPGHRTEYQRRELRVWGLGTFLWM, via the exons ATGGAGTTTGGAGGCcggacagagagagagaagggagggaagaagaaggaagtaGTGTGCGTGACCGGAGCTTCAGGCTTCATAGCTTCATGGCTCGTGAAGCTCTTGCTGGAACGTGGGTACACCGTCAAGGCCACCGTCAGGAACCCCA ATGATCCCAAGAAGACGGAGCATCTCCGTTCTCTCCATGGAGCCAAGGAGAGACTTCACCTCTTCGGTGCGGACTTGCTCGAGGATGGTTCCTTTGACTCAGTTGTTGAGGGCTGTACCGCCGTCTTCCACACCGCTTCCCCCGTTTCCCTCTCCCCCGCTGACCCCAAG GCAGAACTAATCGATCCTGCGGTCAAGGGAACTCTCAATGTCCTATCATCTTGCGTCAAGACCCCTACAGTCAGGCGGGTAGTCGTGACTTCGTCCATAGTTTCAGTTGCATACAATGGAAAGCCTTTGACGTCTGATGTGGTGGTCGACGAGACTTGGTTTTCCGATCCAGCCTTCTGCGAGGAATCAAAG TTGTGGTATGTGCTGTCAAAAACATTAGCAGAGGAGGCAGCGTGGAAATTTGCCAAGGAGAAGAGCATCGATATGGTGACTTTGCACCCTGGGATCGTGATCGGTCCCATCTTGCAGCCCACTCTCAACATCAGCACAGAAATCTTCCTGAACCTCATAAATG GGGGGCAAACCTTCCCCAATGCGAGTTACAGGTTGGTGGACGTTAGAGATGTAGGGGAGGCGCATATTGTAGCGCTGGAGTCCCTTTCTGCAAATGGCAGATACAATCTAGTTGCAGATGTTGTTCATGCTTCCGAGGTCCTGAGGACCGTACGGAAGCTTTATCCGACTATGCAACTCCCTGGACA CCGTACAGAATATCAAAGGAGAGAGCTGAGGGTCTGGGGGTTAGGTACATTCCTTTGGATGTGA
- the LOC116214866 gene encoding cinnamoyl-CoA reductase 1-like isoform X1 has protein sequence MEFGGRTEREKGGKKKEVVCVTGASGFIASWLVKLLLERGYTVKATVRNPNDPKKTEHLRSLHGAKERLHLFGADLLEDGSFDSVVEGCTAVFHTASPVSLSPADPKAELIDPAVKGTLNVLSSCVKTPTVRRVVVTSSIVSVAYNGKPLTSDVVVDETWFSDPAFCEESKLWYVLSKTLAEEAAWKFAKEKSIDMVTLHPGIVIGPILQPTLNISTEIFLNLINGGQTFPNASYRLVDVRDVGEAHIVALESLSANGRYNLVADVVHASEVLRTVRKLYPTMQLPGHRCSDDKPFEQPYRISKERAEGLGVRYIPLDVSYKDTIQSLKEKGFLSI, from the exons ATGGAGTTTGGAGGCcggacagagagagagaagggagggaagaagaaggaagtaGTGTGCGTGACCGGAGCTTCAGGCTTCATAGCTTCATGGCTCGTGAAGCTCTTGCTGGAACGTGGGTACACCGTCAAGGCCACCGTCAGGAACCCCA ATGATCCCAAGAAGACGGAGCATCTCCGTTCTCTCCATGGAGCCAAGGAGAGACTTCACCTCTTCGGTGCGGACTTGCTCGAGGATGGTTCCTTTGACTCAGTTGTTGAGGGCTGTACCGCCGTCTTCCACACCGCTTCCCCCGTTTCCCTCTCCCCCGCTGACCCCAAG GCAGAACTAATCGATCCTGCGGTCAAGGGAACTCTCAATGTCCTATCATCTTGCGTCAAGACCCCTACAGTCAGGCGGGTAGTCGTGACTTCGTCCATAGTTTCAGTTGCATACAATGGAAAGCCTTTGACGTCTGATGTGGTGGTCGACGAGACTTGGTTTTCCGATCCAGCCTTCTGCGAGGAATCAAAG TTGTGGTATGTGCTGTCAAAAACATTAGCAGAGGAGGCAGCGTGGAAATTTGCCAAGGAGAAGAGCATCGATATGGTGACTTTGCACCCTGGGATCGTGATCGGTCCCATCTTGCAGCCCACTCTCAACATCAGCACAGAAATCTTCCTGAACCTCATAAATG GGGGGCAAACCTTCCCCAATGCGAGTTACAGGTTGGTGGACGTTAGAGATGTAGGGGAGGCGCATATTGTAGCGCTGGAGTCCCTTTCTGCAAATGGCAGATACAATCTAGTTGCAGATGTTGTTCATGCTTCCGAGGTCCTGAGGACCGTACGGAAGCTTTATCCGACTATGCAACTCCCTGGACA CAGATGTTCAGATGACAAGCCTTTTGAACAGCCGTACAGAATATCAAAGGAGAGAGCTGAGGGTCTGGGGGTTAGGTACATTCCTTTGGATGTGAGCTACAAGGACACAATCCAGAGCTTAAAAGAGAAGGGCTTCCTCAGCATCTAA
- the LOC116214854 gene encoding notchless protein homolog → MEVETEVERDINNVMCQLGDPEGTPLGPPLYLPQNAGPQQLQLIVNKLLNNEEKLPYAFYISDQELFVPLETYLQKNKVSVEKVLSIVYQPQAVFRIRPVSRCSATITGHAEPVLSVSFSPDGKQLASGSGDTTVRLWDLNTQTPMFTCTGHKNWVLCIAWSPDGKHLVSGSKAGELKIWDPLSGKPSGNPLVGHRKWITGISWEPVHLNSPCRRFVSSSKDGDARIWDVSLRRCVIVLSGHTLAVTCVKWGGDGVIYTGSQDCTIKVWETSQGKLIRELKGHGHWVNSLALSTEYVLRTGAYDHTGKEFSSPEKMKQVALERYKKMKGNAPERLVSGSDDFTMFLWEPSMSKHPKTRMTGHQQLVNHVYFSPDGQWIASASFDKSVKLWNGITGKFVTAFRGHVGPVYQISWSADSRLLLSGSKDSTLKVWDIRTKKLKQDLPGHADEVFAVDWSPDGEKVASGGKDKVLKLWMG, encoded by the exons ATGGAAGTGGAAACGGAGGTGGAGAGAGATATAAACAATGTGATGTGCCAATTGGGTGATCCTGAGGGGACACCTCTGGGGCCTCCCTTGTATCTTCCCCAGAACGCTGGACCTCAGCAGCTCCAGCTGATAGTCAATAAGCTCCTAAACAAT GAGGAGAAGCTGCCTTATGCTTTCTACATATCAGATCAGGAGCTTTTTGTGCCTCTCGAAACTTACTTACAGAAAAACAAAG TTTCTGTGGAGAAGGTTCTATCTATAGTTTATCAACCGCAAGCTGTTTTTCGAATTCGTCCAGTAAGTCGCTGTTCGGCGACAATCACAG GTCATGCGGAACCTGTTCTTTCAGTATCCTTTAGTCCGGATGGGAAACAATTGGCTAGTGGTTCTGGTGATACTACAGTTCGCTTGTGGGACCTAAATACTCAGACCCCGATGTTTACCTGTACAG GACACAAGAATTGGGTTCTTTGTATAGCATGGTCTCCTGATGGTAAGCATCTTGTGAGTGGAAGCAAGGCGGGGGAACTTAAGATTTGGGATCCTTTATCAGGGAAGCCATCCGGCAATCCGCTTGTT GGCCACAGGAAATGGATTACTGGCATATCATGGGAACCAGTCCACCTAAACTCTCCTTGTCGCCGGTTTGTTAGTTCGAGCAAAGATGGGGATGCACGCATATGGGATGTCTCATTAAGAAGATGTGTCATCGTTCTTAGTGGCCATACACTTGCTGTGACTTGCGTTAAGTGGGGTGGAGATGGAGTTATATATACAGG ATCCCAGGATTGTACCATTAAAGTTTGGGAAACTTCCCAGGGAAAGCTGATCCGTGAGTTGAAG GGTCATGGACACTGGGTAAACTCGCTTGCACTGAGCACCGAATATGTTCTTAGGACTGGAGCTTATGATCATACTGGAAAAGAGTTTTCATCTCCTGAGAAAATGAAGCAG GTTGCCCTGGAAAGGTATAAAAAGATGAAAGGCAATGCCCCTGAAAGGCTGGTTTCTGGATCCGATGATTTCACAATGTTTCTATGGGAACCTTCCATGAGCAAACACCCAAAGACTCGCATGACAGGTCACCAGCAG CTTGTGAACCATGTCTATTTCTCACCTGATGGGCAATGGATAGCTAGTGCCTCATTTGATAAATCTGTTAAGCTATGGAATGGTATCACCGGAAAATTCGTTACTGCATTTCGGGGTCATGTGGGCCCCGTATATCAAATCAG CTGGTCTGCTGACAGCAGGCTTCTCTTAAGTGGCAGCAAAGACTCCACTCTGAAG gtgTGGGATATTCGTACGAAGAAGTTGAAACAAGACCTTCCAGGTCATGCGGACGAG GTCTTTGCTGTTGATTGGAGTCCTGATGGCGAGAAAGTGGCTTCGGGCGGTAAAGACAAGGTGTTGAAGCTCTGGATGGGATAA